The genomic interval ATCGGTCTCTCCCAGCCGATCTTGCGCGCGGCGACAGCCTACGCCGGGCCGGCCGTCAGTGTCCAGCCAAGAAGTTCCGGACCTGACAAAGGCTGACGGAGCTTCGTTCGCACTTCAATCAGGCCGCCCCGCCGAGGCACGCTCGGCAATCAGCACGACGTTCGACCCCCCGAAGGCAAACGAATTGGACATCACGGCGCGCACGTCGCCAGCGGGTTCAGCGCACCGGGCGACGTGGCGCACCGCACAAGCCGGGTCGGGTTCGTCGAGGTGCGCTGTCGGCGGCAGCAGCCCCTCGCGGAGCGGCATCAGGGCCGCGGCGAGTTCCAGCGCCCCCGCGGCACCGAGAAGATGTCCGTGCATGGACTTGGTGGAACTCACCGGCACGCGTTCACCGGCTTCGCCAAGCGCGGCCCGGATCGCCTCGCATTCGACGGGATCTCCGACGAGCGTCGCCGTGCCGTGTGCATTGATGTAGCCGATGTCCTGCGGCGCAAGGCTCGCATCGGCAAGCGCCTCCCGCATCGCTCGCATCTGGCCATCGCAGTCGGGCTTGGACATATGCACGGCATCG from Burkholderiales bacterium carries:
- a CDS encoding beta-ketoacyl-[acyl-carrier-protein] synthase family protein, which encodes VRTLAPADAADPAASCRPFHRRRAGLVLGEGAAAFVLEEEERARRRGARVLARLTGYGNSCDAVHMSKPDCDGQMRAMREALADASLAPQDIGYINAHGTATLVGDPVECEAIRAALGEAGERVPVSSTKSMHGHLLGAAGALELAAALMPLREGLLPPTAHLDEPDPACAVRHVARCAEPAGDVRAVMSNSFAFGGSNVVLIAERASAGRPD